The Methyloferula stellata AR4 genome includes a window with the following:
- a CDS encoding periplasmic heavy metal sensor, with the protein MRAFTENWHQQPIWRRIALPMSLVLNIFLIAVIGGHMLHRHAHDAALDGSFLKRALADAEASLSKPDAEAFGAVLRRDAPRYRPAAADFAQAREALAKQIETEPFDKEAVRRAFAASRESWDRLTGEFGNTLVDALADVSPEGRRKLVAERRRSMGGAPVAE; encoded by the coding sequence ATGCGCGCATTCACTGAAAACTGGCATCAGCAGCCGATCTGGAGACGGATCGCCTTGCCTATGTCGCTCGTCTTGAACATTTTCCTGATCGCGGTGATCGGCGGACACATGCTGCACCGTCATGCGCACGATGCGGCTCTCGATGGATCCTTCCTGAAGCGTGCTTTGGCCGACGCCGAAGCCAGCCTCTCCAAACCCGACGCTGAGGCGTTCGGCGCTGTCCTGCGTCGCGATGCGCCGCGCTATAGACCGGCCGCCGCCGATTTCGCCCAGGCTCGCGAAGCGCTCGCAAAGCAAATCGAGACCGAGCCGTTCGATAAGGAAGCCGTCAGGCGTGCGTTCGCGGCGTCGCGCGAGAGTTGGGACCGCTTAACGGGTGAATTTGGAAATACGCTGGTCGACGCGCTGGCGGATGTGTCGCCCGAGGGCCGGCGGAAGCTTGTC